The DNA region CTTTTTTAATCATGAAACTATTTATCGCAGGCCATAACGGAATGGTTGGGGGCGCGCTGGTACGACGCTTTCAACGTGAAGCAGGCGTCACGCTGCTGCTACGTACGCGTCGCGAGCTCGATCTGACGTCGCAGGCGGCGGTCGAGGCGTTTTACGCCGCTGAGAAACCCGATGTCGTCATCATGGCTGCGGCCAAGGTCGGTGGAATTCATGCCAACAATACTTACCCGGGCGACTTCATCTACGATAACCTGATCGTCGCGGCCAACACGGTCCACAGCGCGTACCGCAACGGAGTGAAGCGTTTCCTGTTTCTCGGCAGCTCCTGCATTTACCCGAAGCACGCGCCGCAGCCGATGCCTGAGGATTGCCTGCTCACCAGCACGCTGGAGCCGACCAACGAGGCTTACGCGATCGCCAAGATCACCGGTCTCAAGCTCTGCCAATACTACCGCAAACAGTACGGCGTGCTTTTTCACTCCGGTATGCCGACCAATCTTTACGGACCGGGAGACAACTACCACGCGCAAAACTCGCACGTGCTTCCCGCGCTCATCCGTCGTTTTCACGAGGCGAAGCTTGCTGGACTGCCTGAGGTTGTGGCGTGGGGCACGGGGAAGCCGATGCGCGAGTTTCTCCATGTGGACGATCTGGCCGATGCGTGTGCGTTTGTGCTTAAACTCGATAACCCGCCCGACTGGGTGAACATGGGCACGGGCACCGACGTGACCATCAAAGAGCTCACCGAAACGGTGGCGCTGGCGGTCGGATTCAAGGGGCGCATCACATGGGATGCATCGAAACCCGATGGTACGCCGCGCAAGCTCATGGACGTCTCGCGGCTGGCCGGGCTGGGATGGAAAGCGCGGATCAGTCTGCGCGAGGGCATCGAGAAAACGTATGCGTCTTTCCTAGCCGAGCAGGCGGCGGGGACTTTGCGCACGTAAACGCAGGCCCGGTGGAATCCGGGCGGACGGTTTCCCCAACGCAGCTGAGGTGTTTCTCACCTGGCTGCGTTTTTTCGTGGCCGGAGGCGGGCTTGCGGGTTGGGAGCCTCTGGATGCGGAGGTCTTTGGGCCGTAGCTTTTGTCCTCAAGAAGCGAGGAGTTGGAGCCGTTAAAAGGTGTTAGAAAATTGTCACGATCTCTCCCCGTCCATGCTCCCTGAAACCGACGACAGCGGGGGGCTGGCTCCTCCTAGTGTTCCGGTCGATTCGGCCGAGGCCAGCCCAGCCAGCCCGACTTCCGGATCGCCCATCGCATCCGGCCAGCGGTGGCATGCCTATCAGATAGGTGACGCGATCCACTGCGATGCAGGCTGGGCGTTTCATGCGGTCAACGTGGGGGCGCTGGAAGATGTGTGCATCTTTGTGCGCCCGATCGACGAAGGCCGGGCAGCGCGCGCGGAGGCGTGGTCGAAATTGCAGAACGGGAAATACCCCGGGCTGATCGAGGTGTTCGATGCGGTGGAGGAAAACGGTTTCCGGTTCGAGACGACGCAGGTGCCGCCGGCGACGACGATGCGCGAGTGGGCCAACACGCATCAGGCGAGTCTGGACGATGTGGAAGCGCTGGTGAAGCAGCTGGCGGCGGCGGTGCAGGCGATGCACCTGGTGGGCGTCGTCCACTGTAACTTGAATCTCGATACCATTCATCTGGTCGCGGCGGATGCGGGATTGAAGGTGTTAATCGGCGGTCTCGACACAGCGACGCTCTATGACCAATCGGGGCTGATCCCGTTGCCGGTGAATCCGCTCTACGCTCCGCCCGAGGCGGCGGGCCTCACGAAACATCGCGCGGGGGCGGGCTTGCGCGCGTGGGATTGGTGGTCGCTCGGGCGCATCATGCAGGAACTGGTGATTGGCCAGCCGGTGCTCGGGCTCGTGCTGGACCGTGATGTCTCGAAGATGACCCACGAACTCCGGGCCAGGGCGGAGGAGCTTTTGCTGGAGCGCGACTCAGCGGGACCGAAGGCGGGCGCGGTGGAGAAGATGCCGCCGATCAGCGACGATCTGGCGAGTCTGCTGCGCGGGTTGTTATCGAGCTGCCGCGATGGGCGCTGGGGCTGGCGCGAAGTGCAGTGCTGGCTGAAGCGCGAGACGCTGCCGGATCGATATGAGCTGACGCGCAACGACCGGCTTTTTGTGTGGCGGGATCGCGCGTTCACGGTGGCGGAGGCTGCGGCGTTTTTCCGGACCGAGGAGCATTGGGCGGCGGGCGTGGATCAACTTTTCGATGTCAAAAACCCTGCGAGTTTCATCGCGTTTGCCTCCCGGGAACAGGAACTGAGCGGTGTGCGCGAGCAGCTCGATGCGCTGCGCGATTTCGTGCAGCTGCCGGCCTGGCGCGAGTGTCCGGTCGAGGTGGTACGCACGGTGATCGCGGCCGCGTCGTGGCTCCAGATCGGTGGCGAGCGCGAGCCGCTGCTCTTGCGGGGAAAGCGGGTGGACTCGGCGCTGTTGCGCGCGTTGCTCAAATCGGAGCCGCTGGCCGAGGGGCTGGCGCTGGTGCGTGCGTTGATCGCGCCGCCGTTCGTGCAGTTGATTGCTGCGCGCGATCCTGAGACTGCGCGGTTGTTGACGGTGGTCGGTACGAGCACGACGGAGACGATGGCGACCGCCGAGAAAAACGAGTGGCTCACGGTGAGCGATCCGGCTGCGGTGGCGCGGTTGTTATCCAGTGTGCTCGAAGGTGAGACGGAGCTGGTGAGGCATCGCGAGGAATTGAAGAAGCGTTTCGCGCTCTCACGCGATCCGCAGCTGGAGGCGATTTTCAAGGCACCGAAGGCGAAGCATCGCGAGCTGATCCTGCTCGTGTTTGCGGCGGGCGATCCGGAGCGCACGGGATTCGTGACGCATCTGGATTGGAGCCGGGAGCGGTACATGGTGCTGCGCGAGCGCGGGGAGCGGCTGGCGGCGAAATTATTCTGGTTGAGGCTGGGGCAGCTCATGCAGACCGGGCCGCTGGTTTTCCTGCGCTGGCCGTGGGTGATCGGTGTGTGGGCCGGGCTGGCGGCTATAGTCGCTGTACTGGCTCCGCCGCCGCTGGGTCTGGTCGTGGGCGTGGCGCTCGCGCTGGTGTTGTTTGGGTTGAGGGTGCTGGTGTGCGCTTCGCAGCGCGGGTGTGTGCGGCGGTACGCTCATGATCCGCAGGAGATCTGGACGATGCGTTCGCGAGCGGATCGCTGCGCGAAAGAGGCGGAGGCGGCGCTGCCGGGCGATCCGGTGCGCAAGCCGGGGATGGTCGCGGCGGAACTCGCCTCGATCAATCGCGAGATAGTCGGTCTGGCGCTCGATCCGGCGCCTGAGGCGGTGCGCGCACCATCGGAGTTGCGCGCAGGCTGGCTGGGCTCGGGCCTGGGCTGGCTGCTCGCGGTTGGGGCGCTTGGCTGGACTGGATGGTCGCACATGCCGCAGGCGGAGACGGCCCCGGAGGGCTCCGAGTTGGCGAATCAACTGCCGGGCGTGGCGGGCGATCCGGCGCGGCCGGTGGGGAAACCCAAGACAGTACTTACGTCAGAGGAACAATTTTTCAGCGATCCGCGCTCCGTCTATGTGAGCTGGAATTTCGAGGAGCCGGACGAGGCTCCGGCGTTACCGGTTCGCGGATACGCGAAACCCACGCCCGAGCAGGTGGCGACGGCGTTGATCGACGGTCAAAAGTTGCTCGCTCCGTATGCGCCGCAGACGGCTCAGGGGGTGATTGCGATTCCGGTGGCGACGAGCGACGAGCCGGGAGTGATGCTCTACGATGTGAAGCGGCGGATGCTTCTGGAGCGACGGATTTTCAAGCTGGAGCAACTGCCCGCGACTGATCGCTCGTGGCATGAGCTTAACCGGCGCAAGATCCTCTATCTCGGCGAGCCGCCGGAGCTGAGCCTGGAAATGTGGGCGGATGAGTCTGCCGCCAGGCCGTCGCCTGCGGCTGAGCCCGCGCGGGCCGAGCGGCCGGTGGCGACTCCGTGAGTGGAGTTTTATTGGGCGAGTGAGCCTGCGGCGACGGCGTCGTCGATCATGCGGGCGGCGTAGGCCCAAAGTGGCGTGGAGCCTTCAGCGATGTGCTGGTTGCGAGCGATGACGCGGTCGCTGGTGACGCCGTGGTTGCGCCAGGCAGCGCCCTCGGTGAGGCAGTTGAGGAGCATGGGTTGGAAGCGATCCACGGCGGCGGCGAAGCGCGATTCAGGGGTGGCACGTTCTTCGAACTCGTCCCAGAGCGCGCGGAACTCGTCGCGCTGATCGTCGGGGAGGAGGCCGAAGATGCGGTCGGCGGCGCGGGCTTCGCGCTCGTGTTGATCGGCCATACGGACGGTGTCGTAGGCGAAGGTGTCGCCGGCATCGATTTCGACGAGGTCGTGGATGATGACCATTTTCAAGACGCGGAGGACATCGAGTGGCTGGTGATTGCTGTGCTCGGCGAGAACGATGACGAGGAGGGCGAGGTGCCAGGAGTGCTCGGCGTCGTTTTCCTGACGGCGGCTTTGCGTGCAGAGAGTCTGGCGGAAAATTTCCTTCAGCTTGTCCACTTCAGCGATGAAACGAATCTGCCGGGAGAGGCGGTCGAGGTTCATGGCGGACGATGTGTCGGCGGGCGCGGGGGTGGCGAGTTTGGAGTGCGGGTGCGGGGCGCTCGAGTGGCGGGGAAGCGGGAAGCCTGTGGCGGTCGCGGGCGGAATGAATGGCAGCGGTGGCCATGAGCGTGGCGAGCATGAGCGCGGTGCCGAGCCAGCGACCGGAGGAGGTTTCGGCGAAAGTCTGGGGGAAGGCGTGGATCGCGTAGGCGGCGAGGATGTGGATGGAGAAAACGGGGAGCGAGGCGCGGCCGATCCACGCGAGCGGGCGCCAAGAAAAGGCGCGGGGGTGGCGGGAGATGAGTTGGTAGCTGAGGTAGATGATCAGCGCGGTATCCAGGAGGCGGATCGGGGCGAGGTTGTTTTTGTTGGTGACGGCGGCGAGTGAGGTCTCGGACAGGCCGGAGGGGATGAAACCGTGGCGGACGCAGAAGAGCAGGGCAGCGATGGCGGAGAGGCCTAGTAGGACTGCGGTGGATGGGCGGGCGAGCAGGTGTTGCGGGTGAGCGGAGTTGTTGGGAGAGTGAGTTTGCTGTCGTGTGGCCCAACGGTGGCCGAAGGCGAGAGCGGTGACGTAGAGGAGCTGCCAGGCGGCGAGGTTAAAGGCACCGGTGTTGATGACGCCGTACTCGAAGGGCGTTTGCGGGCAGAAAATATTGGCGGCGGCCCAGAGTGAGAGGCTCCCGCAGATCAGGCGCGTATAACCGCCGGGGCGCGCGCAGATGCGCAGGAGCCAAGGCGTGGCGAGCAGGAGCACGCAGTACATCGGGAGGACGTCGAAGAGCGTGGGTTGGTGGATGAGCAGCAGCGCGCTCACGAAAGAGAGTGCGGGAAGATCGAGTGTCGCGGCTGGTGTGTTGAGTGGGAGAGTGCCGGTGAGGTAGCCGATGGAGACGAGGCCGGAGAAAACGAGGATCAGGGCGAGCGCGTGCCAGCGGTATATAGTGACGGTGCGACTCGTGCAGGCGTGGAAGAGTTCGCGGAAGTTTCCGCGCAGCCATTTGCGGGTGTACACGTAGCCAGCCATCAAGCCTGCCATGAATACGAAGCCCTCGGCGGCACTCATGAAGCCGAAGGGGTGATCGGTGACGGCGTGGAGATCACTCGGGATGTGGTTCACCGCCATGAGCACGAGGAGCAGGCCGCGGAGGGTGTCGATGTGGGTGTGGCGTGGAGCGGAGGCGGCGACGGATTTTGCGCGCGATGCGATCTGGGTGAGAGAGGACGGGACGAGGGAGGCGTGGCGGTTCGGCATCGCAGTCTTATTGGCCGGAGTCGTGCCGGGAAAAGTGTGCGGATGGGGAAACTGGGCTGTGGATTTCGGACTTCGCCGTCAGGCAGGAGATTACGAGACATTGGGTAGAAAATTTTCATGCGCAGGCTGGAGCGGGCGGTATTTTCGAGGTGCAAATCGCGCTGTGGCGGGGGCGCGTTTCTTGCGATTTTCGGGAAAGTTTTTGGCCGACGGGATGGGTTTGCGGCGGGGCAACCTTTTCCTTGCTCCATGTGCGGGCGGGTTGTTCGCTCTTCGCTCCTTTTCCCATGAAAATCCTAGTCGCCGATAAGATCTCGCCCAAGGGAGTCGAATACCTGCGCCAGCAGCCAGGTTTTGAAGTCATCGAGGCTTACGGCTCTTCTCCGGCCCAAGTTCTGGAGTTGGTCAAAGACGTTCACGCGATCGCGGTGCGCTCGGAGACCAAGATCACGGCGGAAGTTTTCGCCGCTGCGCCTTTGCTGAAGGTTGTCGGTCGCGCCGGTGTCGGCGTGGACAATGTCGATGTCGAGGCCGCCACGGAACGCGGTGTCGTCGTGATGAACACCCCTGGTGGTAACACGATCTCGACCGCTGAACTCACGTTCACGCATATCCTCTGCTGCGCCCGCCCGATCGCGCAGGGCGCCGCATCGATGAAGGCTGGCAACTGGGATCGCAAGACGCTCAGCGGCGTCGAACTTCTCCGGAAGAATATCGGGATCATCGGCCTCGGTCGCATCGGCAGCGAGGTCGCCAAGCGCGCTCAGGCTTTCGGCATGAAGGTCCTCGCTTACGATCCCTATCTCACGCCCGCCCGCGCCGCCGCCATGCAGGTCGAGTCCGTCTCGCTCGACGCGCTTCTGGCCGGTTCTGACTACATCACGGTCCACATGCCGCTGACCGACGAGACCAACAACATGATCGACGAGGCTGCGCTCGCGAAGTGCAAGAAGGGCGTCCGCATCGTCAACTGCGCCCGCGGTGGCATCGTCAACGAGAAGGCTTTAGTTGCAGCCCTCAAGAGTGGCCAGGTCGGCGCTGCAGGTCTCGATGTTTACGAGACCGAGCCGCTTCCCAAGGACAGCGAGCTTCGTTCCGCGCCGAACATCGTGCTCACTCCCCACATCGCCGCGTCCACCACCGAGGCGCAGGAGACGGTGGGCATCGAGATTGCCGAGCAGATCGCCGATGTGCTCGTACACGGCGCGGTGCGCAACGCGGTCAATCTCCCGTCGATGGACGCAGCGGCCGCGAAGGTGATCGCGCCTTATCTCGATCTCGCAGCGAAGCTCGGCACGCTCGTGCAGCAGATCGCTCCGAAGCAAATTGCGAAGCTCCGTGTCACGTATCAGGGCAAAGTCGCCGA from Nibricoccus aquaticus includes:
- a CDS encoding GDP-L-fucose synthase family protein, with product MKLFIAGHNGMVGGALVRRFQREAGVTLLLRTRRELDLTSQAAVEAFYAAEKPDVVIMAAAKVGGIHANNTYPGDFIYDNLIVAANTVHSAYRNGVKRFLFLGSSCIYPKHAPQPMPEDCLLTSTLEPTNEAYAIAKITGLKLCQYYRKQYGVLFHSGMPTNLYGPGDNYHAQNSHVLPALIRRFHEAKLAGLPEVVAWGTGKPMREFLHVDDLADACAFVLKLDNPPDWVNMGTGTDVTIKELTETVALAVGFKGRITWDASKPDGTPRKLMDVSRLAGLGWKARISLREGIEKTYASFLAEQAAGTLRT
- a CDS encoding protein kinase domain-containing protein, which encodes MLPETDDSGGLAPPSVPVDSAEASPASPTSGSPIASGQRWHAYQIGDAIHCDAGWAFHAVNVGALEDVCIFVRPIDEGRAARAEAWSKLQNGKYPGLIEVFDAVEENGFRFETTQVPPATTMREWANTHQASLDDVEALVKQLAAAVQAMHLVGVVHCNLNLDTIHLVAADAGLKVLIGGLDTATLYDQSGLIPLPVNPLYAPPEAAGLTKHRAGAGLRAWDWWSLGRIMQELVIGQPVLGLVLDRDVSKMTHELRARAEELLLERDSAGPKAGAVEKMPPISDDLASLLRGLLSSCRDGRWGWREVQCWLKRETLPDRYELTRNDRLFVWRDRAFTVAEAAAFFRTEEHWAAGVDQLFDVKNPASFIAFASREQELSGVREQLDALRDFVQLPAWRECPVEVVRTVIAAASWLQIGGEREPLLLRGKRVDSALLRALLKSEPLAEGLALVRALIAPPFVQLIAARDPETARLLTVVGTSTTETMATAEKNEWLTVSDPAAVARLLSSVLEGETELVRHREELKKRFALSRDPQLEAIFKAPKAKHRELILLVFAAGDPERTGFVTHLDWSRERYMVLRERGERLAAKLFWLRLGQLMQTGPLVFLRWPWVIGVWAGLAAIVAVLAPPPLGLVVGVALALVLFGLRVLVCASQRGCVRRYAHDPQEIWTMRSRADRCAKEAEAALPGDPVRKPGMVAAELASINREIVGLALDPAPEAVRAPSELRAGWLGSGLGWLLAVGALGWTGWSHMPQAETAPEGSELANQLPGVAGDPARPVGKPKTVLTSEEQFFSDPRSVYVSWNFEEPDEAPALPVRGYAKPTPEQVATALIDGQKLLAPYAPQTAQGVIAIPVATSDEPGVMLYDVKRRMLLERRIFKLEQLPATDRSWHELNRRKILYLGEPPELSLEMWADESAARPSPAAEPARAERPVATP
- a CDS encoding HD domain-containing protein, with amino-acid sequence MNLDRLSRQIRFIAEVDKLKEIFRQTLCTQSRRQENDAEHSWHLALLVIVLAEHSNHQPLDVLRVLKMVIIHDLVEIDAGDTFAYDTVRMADQHEREARAADRIFGLLPDDQRDEFRALWDEFEERATPESRFAAAVDRFQPMLLNCLTEGAAWRNHGVTSDRVIARNQHIAEGSTPLWAYAARMIDDAVAAGSLAQ
- a CDS encoding OpgC family protein; the protein is MPNRHASLVPSSLTQIASRAKSVAASAPRHTHIDTLRGLLLVLMAVNHIPSDLHAVTDHPFGFMSAAEGFVFMAGLMAGYVYTRKWLRGNFRELFHACTSRTVTIYRWHALALILVFSGLVSIGYLTGTLPLNTPAATLDLPALSFVSALLLIHQPTLFDVLPMYCVLLLATPWLLRICARPGGYTRLICGSLSLWAAANIFCPQTPFEYGVINTGAFNLAAWQLLYVTALAFGHRWATRQQTHSPNNSAHPQHLLARPSTAVLLGLSAIAALLFCVRHGFIPSGLSETSLAAVTNKNNLAPIRLLDTALIIYLSYQLISRHPRAFSWRPLAWIGRASLPVFSIHILAAYAIHAFPQTFAETSSGRWLGTALMLATLMATAAIHSARDRHRLPASPPLERPAPALQTRHPRARRHIVRHEPRPPLPADSFHR
- the serA gene encoding phosphoglycerate dehydrogenase, which encodes MKILVADKISPKGVEYLRQQPGFEVIEAYGSSPAQVLELVKDVHAIAVRSETKITAEVFAAAPLLKVVGRAGVGVDNVDVEAATERGVVVMNTPGGNTISTAELTFTHILCCARPIAQGAASMKAGNWDRKTLSGVELLRKNIGIIGLGRIGSEVAKRAQAFGMKVLAYDPYLTPARAAAMQVESVSLDALLAGSDYITVHMPLTDETNNMIDEAALAKCKKGVRIVNCARGGIVNEKALVAALKSGQVGAAGLDVYETEPLPKDSELRSAPNIVLTPHIAASTTEAQETVGIEIAEQIADVLVHGAVRNAVNLPSMDAAAAKVIAPYLDLAAKLGTLVQQIAPKQIAKLRVTYQGKVAELDVNAITRALQRGYLRRISGDSVNAVNAPTFMQRLGVQFEVVKLSDAGDYTDLIEVEATGGDGSVNSASGTLIGKSNSPRIVGINGREVEVAAEGSLLVLENNDQPGMVGAVGTLLGQDGVNIADMSLSRLTPGGTAYMVVRVDHEPSEKARAAIKANAAIKFAKFVQL